The sequence TGTGACCACTGTCCATTCATCATCAAGTGTTGCAACTTCAAAGCCGCCCGCATTTACCATAGGTTCAATTGCCAGTACCATGCCGGGCTGAATCAAAGGCCCCTGTCCGGGTTTTCCAAAGTTAGGAATCATAGGGTCTTCGTGTACTTTTCTTCCTACTCCGTGTCCGCAAAGGTCTTTAACAACTGAAAAACCGTTTGCTTCCACATAATTCTGAACTGCCGCGGAAATGTCAGATATGCGGTTGCCCGGCTTTGCCATGTCAATTCCTTTTGCCAGCGCTTCCTGCGTTACTTTTATCAGCTTCTGCGCCCTTCCGGAAACTTTTCCAACCGGCACTGTTAATGCCGCATCAGAAAAATATCCTTCACGCTCCACGCCAAAATCAAGGCTGACAATGTCGCCTTCCTTTAATTTCACTTTTTCAGAAGGGATGCCATGCACAACCTCCTGATTGACTGAAACGCAGACAGCTGCCGGATAACCTCTGTAGCCCAGAAATGCGGCTTTTACGCCGTAGGCCTTAACCATCTTTCTTGCAAACTGGTCAATTTCAGCGGTACTAATTCCCGGTTTTATCATCTCTTTCATCTTTATAAGAACTTCACTTAATATCTCGCCGCTTTGGGCTATTAATTCTATCTCTTTTTTACTCTTTAATTCTATCATTTTTACTTGCTTTCCAGTGCTGCCTTTATCATTGAAACTATATCAACAACACTGCCATTTGAAGCATTGACATCTTTAAGCACATTTCTTGACCTGTAATATTCAATAAGAGGCGCAGTCTGTTTATCATAAACAACCAGCCTGTTCTCTATTGTATCCGGTTTATCATCATTTCTCTGGAAAAGTTCACCGCCGCAGGCGTCACAAATTCCGTCTTTCTTTGACGGCATTGTGTTTACATTAAATCCCGCACCGCAGGCTTTACACATTCTGCGTCCTGTAAGCCTTTTGAAAAGAACATCTTTATCAACTATTATGTTTATTACGCCTTTAAGATCAAGGTTATTCTTTTTAAAAAGTTCACCAAGCGCGTCTGCCTGCGCAACCGTCCTTGGAAAACCATCAAGCAGGAATCCGTTCTTACAGTCATTTTCCTTAATTCTTTCTTCTACGATCCCTATTATAACTTCATCCGGCACAAGAGCGCCTTTATCCATATATTCTTTTGCTTTAAGCCCTACAGGCGTTCCGGCTTTAACTGATGCCCTTAAAATATCACCGGTTGAAATCTGCGGTATCTTATAAATTTCAATTAACTTCTGTGAATATGTTCCTTTTCCTGCTCCGGGTGGTCCTAATAGAATGAAAATCATTTTTCCTCCGGTTAATTAGCCTCTGCGGCCTCTGATTTTTCCAGTCTTCATAAATCCGTCATAATGCCTCATTAAAAGGTGCGATTCCATCTGTGAAACAGTATCAAGCGCAACACCCACTATAATAAGAATAGTTGTTCCGCCAAAATAAAAACCTATTTCAAATATTCTGCCGAACATATCGGGTATTACAGCTATTAAAACAATCATTAATGCGCCGCCAAGGGTAATGTGCGTAAGAATGTCATTAATATAATCAGCAGTTGGTTTTCCCGGCCTTATTCCAGGAACAAAACCGCCGTTCTTTTTCATATTCTCTGCAAGGTCATTCGGGTTAAAAGAAATAGCTGTGTAAAAATAACAGAAGAAAATTATAAGCGCAATATACAACAACACATAAACCGGAGCGCCGGGTGCAAGCCATGCCTGAATTCCATTTAGGATATCTGCAGTAATGCCGGTCTGTCCGGGCCTTTCAAAAAACTTTGCAATCATGGCCGGAAGAATCATAACTGAAGAAGCAAAGATAACGGCAATAACGCCGGAATAATCAACTTTTAACGGCAGGTTAGTGCTCTGCCCCCTGTATATTTTTCTTCCAACTATCCTCTGCGCGTACTGGACCGGTATCTTTCTGAATGACTGCTGCGATACAACCGCCAATGCTGTAAGAGATATCATTATAGCTGCAAATGCTATTATCTGGAACAGGTTAATTGAACCGGCTTTCCATAAGGCTCCCATTGATACAAACTGCCCCGGAATACTTGCAAGGATACCGGCAAGAATAAGGATTGACATACCGTTTCCTATACCGTGTTCTGTCATCTGCTCGCCAAGCCACATAAGAAATATTGTACCGGTGGTAAGGGTAAGCATTGTTGTTATCTGAAAGAATAAAGAAAATTCCGGAACAAGGGGCATTCCGCCCATAGTCACAGACTTAAGCCAGAAAGTAATACCGAATGACTGAACAGCGCAGATAGCCACTGTCAGGTACCTTGTATACTGTGTGATTTTTTTTCTTCCGGAATCGCCTTCTTTAGAAAGCGCTTCAAGAACTGGTATTACAGCGGTTAAAAGCTGAAGTATAATGGAAGCTGAAATATACGGCATAATTCCAAGCGCAAATATCGTGAAATTTCTTAACGCGCCGCCCGAGAACATATCAAGAAAACCAAGAAGCCCGCCCGACTGGGAGCTGATAAGGCTGTTCATAACATGCGTATCAATGCCCGGCGTTGGTATGTGAGTCCCAAGCCTGAAAACAAATAGCATTCCAAGCACGAATAATAACCTTTTCTTAAGCTCCGGTATCCTGAATATGTTTACGAGTGAATTGTTCATTTAGCCAGTACCTCTCCGCCCGCTTTTTTAATCTTGTCTTCTGCTGTTTTGGATAACTTATCAGCCTTCACTTTTAACGCTTTTGTTATTTCCCCGTCGCCAAGTATCTTAACAAGAGATCCTTTTTTACTTATGCACCCTTTTGAATAAAGGGCTGCCGTGTCAACAGTATCACCGGCATTAAATTTCTTATCAAGGGTGGATACATTTACAATTTCGTATTCTGTCGGGAAAGGGCTGTTAAAACCGGACTTTGGTATTCTCTGTGTTAACCTCTGCTGTCCGCCTTCAAACCACGGTGCTTTCGCGCCGCCGCTTCTTGCCCTCTGTCCTTTGGCGCCATACGCGGAAGTTTTACCCATACCGGTTCCTATTCCTCGCCCGATTCTGGTCTTCTTTTTTCTTTTGCTTTTTGTTATCTTTAGATCGCTAAATTTCATTTGTTATCCTCCGTTATTTCTCTTCAACATTTAAAAGGTATGCAACTTTTTTAATCATACCTTCAATCGATGGTGTCTTTTCATATTCTTTGGTGTCGCCGACTTTCCTAAGTCCCATAACTCTTACTATTTCCCTGTTCTTGTTATTTTTTCCGGCAAGTCCTCTTTTTAATGTAACTTTAAGCTTTGACATGTTATTTGCCCTTCCTTAACGCTATAATTTTTTCCGGATCACAAAGCATATCTATCGCTTTGAAGGTCGCGTAAACCACGTTAAACGGGTTTGTAGTTTTTCCAAGACATTTCGAAATAATATCATGAACACCGGCAGATTCCACAATTGCGCGGACTGCCGAGCCTGCGATTACACCGGTACCTGCACACGCCGGTTTTAAAAGTACTTTTGCCGCATCTGATTCGGCTGT is a genomic window of Candidatus Goldiibacteriota bacterium HGW-Goldbacteria-1 containing:
- a CDS encoding adenylate kinase, producing the protein MIFILLGPPGAGKGTYSQKLIEIYKIPQISTGDILRASVKAGTPVGLKAKEYMDKGALVPDEVIIGIVEERIKENDCKNGFLLDGFPRTVAQADALGELFKKNNLDLKGVINIIVDKDVLFKRLTGRRMCKACGAGFNVNTMPSKKDGICDACGGELFQRNDDKPDTIENRLVVYDKQTAPLIEYYRSRNVLKDVNASNGSVVDIVSMIKAALESK
- a CDS encoding 50S ribosomal protein L15 produces the protein MKFSDLKITKSKRKKKTRIGRGIGTGMGKTSAYGAKGQRARSGGAKAPWFEGGQQRLTQRIPKSGFNSPFPTEYEIVNVSTLDKKFNAGDTVDTAALYSKGCISKKGSLVKILGDGEITKALKVKADKLSKTAEDKIKKAGGEVLAK
- the map gene encoding type I methionyl aminopeptidase, which codes for MIELKSKKEIELIAQSGEILSEVLIKMKEMIKPGISTAEIDQFARKMVKAYGVKAAFLGYRGYPAAVCVSVNQEVVHGIPSEKVKLKEGDIVSLDFGVEREGYFSDAALTVPVGKVSGRAQKLIKVTQEALAKGIDMAKPGNRISDISAAVQNYVEANGFSVVKDLCGHGVGRKVHEDPMIPNFGKPGQGPLIQPGMVLAIEPMVNAGGFEVATLDDEWTVVTMDGSISAHFEHTVAITENGQLVLTRHS
- a CDS encoding preprotein translocase subunit SecY, with translation MNNSLVNIFRIPELKKRLLFVLGMLFVFRLGTHIPTPGIDTHVMNSLISSQSGGLLGFLDMFSGGALRNFTIFALGIMPYISASIILQLLTAVIPVLEALSKEGDSGRKKITQYTRYLTVAICAVQSFGITFWLKSVTMGGMPLVPEFSLFFQITTMLTLTTGTIFLMWLGEQMTEHGIGNGMSILILAGILASIPGQFVSMGALWKAGSINLFQIIAFAAIMISLTALAVVSQQSFRKIPVQYAQRIVGRKIYRGQSTNLPLKVDYSGVIAVIFASSVMILPAMIAKFFERPGQTGITADILNGIQAWLAPGAPVYVLLYIALIIFFCYFYTAISFNPNDLAENMKKNGGFVPGIRPGKPTADYINDILTHITLGGALMIVLIAVIPDMFGRIFEIGFYFGGTTILIIVGVALDTVSQMESHLLMRHYDGFMKTGKIRGRRG
- a CDS encoding 50S ribosomal protein L30, translated to MSKLKVTLKRGLAGKNNKNREIVRVMGLRKVGDTKEYEKTPSIEGMIKKVAYLLNVEEK